A single Oncorhynchus tshawytscha isolate Ot180627B linkage group LG01, Otsh_v2.0, whole genome shotgun sequence DNA region contains:
- the LOC112253566 gene encoding adipocyte plasma membrane-associated protein, translating to MNEPEGLRFRRLNRPQIITDELQEPQYKGTSTYSGKVFRVILVTLGGCLILPMLVVFFLLESPIHPELLSLNEPPLMSGCYEPNFKLREAQRLFEDQLVGPESIANFGDLIYTGTADGKIVKIEGKSITVIARLGKPPCDGSREQEPSCGRPLGIRVGPNGTLFVADAYLGLFKVNPVTGEVTNLVSAGQMVGGRRLSFVNDLDVTQDGRKVYFTDSSSRWQRRDYLHLIMEATADGRVLEYDTETEEVTVLMENLRFANGIQLFPDEESVLVAETTMARIRRVHVSGLNKGGMDTFVDNLPGFPDNIRRSSSGGYWVAMSAVRPNPGFSMLDFLAQKPWIKKLIFKLFSQDVLMKFVPRYSLVIELQESGACMRSFHDPHGMVAAYISEAHEHDGHLYLGSFRSPYLCKLDLSKV from the exons ATGAATGAGCCAGAGGGACTGCGGTTCAGGAGACTGAACAGACCACAGATCATCACAGACGAATTACAGGAACCCCAATACAAGGGCACCAG TACCTATAGTGGAAAGGTATTCCGTGTGATCCTGGTGACCCTGGGAGGATGCCTGATCCTTCCAATGCTTGTAGTCTTTTTTCTGCTTGAGTCTCCTATTCACCCCGAGCTGCTTAG CCTCAATGAGCCGCCCCTTATGTCTGGCTGTTACGAGCCCAACTTTAAGCTGAGGGAGGCACAGCGGCTGTTTGAGGACCAGCTGGTTGGCCCAGAGTCTATCGCTAACTTTGGAG atttGATTTACACTGGTACGGCTGATGGAAAGATAGTGAAGATTGAGGGCAAGAGCATCACTGTTATAGCCAGACTTGGCAAGCCACCCTGTG ATGGATCCCGTGAACAGGAGCCTAGCTGTGGACGACCCCTGGGTATCAGAGTGGGTCCTAACGGCACCCTGTTTGTAGCTGATGCCTACCTGGGGCTGTTCAAGGTCAACCCTGTCACAG GTGAGGTGACCAACCTGGTGTCGGCTGGGCAGATGGTTGGGGGCCGGAGGCTCTCCTTTGTCAATGACCTGGATGTAACGCAGGATGGGAGGAAAGTGTACTTCACTGACTCTAGCAGCAGGTGGCAGCGCAGAGACTACCTTCATCTCATCATGGAGGCCACAGCAGATGGACG CGTGTTGGAGTATGACACAGAGACCGAGGAGGTGACCGTGCTGATGGAGAACCTTCGTTTTGCCAACGGGATCCAGCTTTTCCCTGATGAGGAGTCTGTGCTGGTGGCTGAGACCACTATGGCTAGGATACGCAG GGTCCATGTGTCAGGTCTAAATAAGGGAGGAATGGACACGTTTGTTGACAACCTTCCTGGTTTCCCTGACAACATCCGTCGCAGCTCCTCTGGAGGGTACTGGGTGGCCATGTCAGCTGTGCGGCCCAACCCTGGATTCTCCATGCTGGACTTTCTGGCCCAGAAGCCCTGGATAAAGAAGCTAATATTTAAG cTCTTCAGTCAGGACGTGCTGATGAAGTTTGTGCCTCGCTACAGTCTGGTGATAGAGCTCCAGGAAAGCGGGGCATGCATGCGTAGCTTCCATGACCCCCACGGCATGGTGGCAGCCTACATCAGCGAGGCACATGAGCACGACGGCCACCTCTACCTAGGCTCCTTCCGCTCCCCTTACCTCTGCAAGCTGGATCTCAGCAAGGTTTGA
- the LOC112253591 gene encoding oocyte zinc finger protein XlCOF6 yields MSRLKDQLATVMRLLVNAAVVEISKLLDECTSQNVYTESQRQCTGPGTELSATMKRLCKEAMQKIISLIDEDTASLRLQVSVCQRDNQVLKENLQVMDGDLRSTGGLGEVDAEDRKTQGKDLTKFVRLSEVNSGTSSETEEECAEWITLKEGTLQQDTQTGHTHEHTDGESRTEDGEDATIEHNLEEEITTPLSPAKAQDDQDLEPAVPTDISNDAKMAAPTVRQMRLRAVRRTQGQKSVKGDKCLSCVQCGKAFSKLSNLKAHQVVHTGERPFKCTHCGKGFTAKCSLKVHHVIVHNREKRFKCTYCGKIFGTQSQLKEHQVVFKGEKEKVLRCTLCAKAFPAKCSLKAHRIAVHRGEKRFKCSQCGKVFARQRDMIVHQGVHTGERPFKCTACGKSFTARRSLNVHVLTVHKGERPFSCDICGNRFSQRSGLKAHRRTHTGEKPYMCDQCGKGFSLKSALNTHHVVHTGEKAFSCEICGKCFSLAPNLRRHQQTHSGVKAFTCDICQKSFTQASHLKVHQRIHTGEKTFVCDVCGKSFNQKSSLMIHQKIHSGDKPYDCLECGKCYRSANYLKRHQVTHTEKKTHSCEECGKNFHTATNLKTHRRVHTGKKTFTCDICEQGYSSLSYYNAHRLIHTEGKPFSCTMCEKQFAKQRFLNLHLRTHTGERPHTCDLCGKSFSFAQNLVRHKRVHTGEKPFLCILCGKTFSQANNLKAHQQVHTGEKPYNCSKCRKSFSCMRNLKEHKCIEVQEQIVEVTVGRLSQVL; encoded by the exons ATGTCACGTTTAAAGGATCAACTGGCCACCGTCATGAGGCTTTTAGTAAATGCAGCCGTGGTGGAAATAAGTAAATTGTTGGACGAGTGCACGAGTCAAAACGTTTACACCGAGTCACAGAGGCAGTGCACTGGCCCTGGGACTGAG CTGTCTGCCACCATGAAGAGATTGTGCAAAGAGGCCATGCAAAAAATCATTAGTCTCATAGATGAGGATACAGCTTCTCTGCGTCTgcaagtgtctgtgtgtcagagaGATAATCAGGTTCTGAAGGAGAATCTCCAGGTGATGGATGGGGACCTGAGGTCGACTGGAGGGCTTGGAGAGGTGGATGCAGAGGACAGGAAGACCCAAGGAAAAGACCTGACTAAATTTGTGCGCTTGTCTGAAGTCAACAGTGGCACG TCTTCAGAGACGGAGGAGGAATGTGCTGAATGGATCACGTTGAAGGAGGGTACCCTGCAACAGGACacccagacaggacacacacatgaGCACACAG ATGGAGAATCCAGGACAGAGGATGGGGAGGATGCTACTATTGAACACAACTTAGAGGAGGAGATTACTACACCACTCTCACCAGCAAAGGCCCAAGATGACCAAGACTTAGAGCCTGCTGTGCCCACAGACATATCCAATGATGCTAAGATGGCGGCTCCCACAGTACGTCAAATGAGACTGCGTGCAGTGAGACGCACCCAGGGCCAGAAATCTGTCAAAGGAGACAAATGTTTAAGCTGTGTACAGTGTGGGAAGGCTTTTAGTAAACTAAGTAACCTGAAAGCCCACCAGGTTGTTCACACAGGTGAGAGGCCATTTAAGTGTACGCATTGTGGGAAGGGCTTTACAGCAAAGTGCAGTCTCAAAGTACACCACGTTATAGTCCACAACAGGGAGAAGCGATTCAAGTGCACATACTGCGGGAAGATATTTGGCACCCAGAGCCAGCTTAAAGAACACCAGGTGGTTttcaaaggagagaaagagaaggtatTAAGATGTACTTTGTGTGCTAAGGCTTTCCCTGCCAAATGTAGCCTCAAAGCTCACAGAATAGCTgtacacagaggagagaagagattcAAGTGCTCTCAGTGTGGGAAGGTTTTTGCCAGGCAGAGAGATATGATAGTACACCAGGGTGTACACACAGGAGAAAGACCATTTAAGTGTACAGCGTGTGGGAAGTCTTTTACAGCTAGACGAAGTTTAAATGTACACGTGCTGACTGTACACAAAGGAGAGCGACCTTTCAGCTGTGACATATGTGGCAATAGATTCAGCCAGAGAAGTGGCCTCAAGGCTCACCGAAGGACCCACACCGGAGAGAAGCCCTACATGTGTGACCAATGCGGAAAAGGCTTCAGCCTGAAAAGTGCCCTTAATACCCACCACGTAGTTCACACTGGTGAGAAAGCATTTAGCTGTGAGATCTGTGGCAAATGTTTTAGTTTAGCGCCTAACCTCCGCAGACACCAGCAGACTCACTCTGGTGTTAAAGCGTTCACCTGTGACATATGCCAGAAGAGTTTCACTCAAGCTAGTCATCTCAAAGTCCACCAGCGCATTCACACAGGTGAGAAAACGTTTGTATGTGACGTATGTGGAAAGAGCTTCAACCAAAAGAGTTCGCTGATGATCCACCAGAAGATACACAGTGGGGACAAACCCTATGACTGCTTAGAGTGTGGAAAATGCTACCGGTCTGCAAACTATCTGAAAAGGCACCaggtgacacacacagagaaaaaaaCTCACTCTTGTGAAGAATGCGGAAAGAATTTCCACACCGCTACCAATCTCAAAACTCATCGTCGGGTCCACACAGGCAAGAAGACGTTTACCTGTGATATATGTGAACAAGGGTACAGTTCCCTGAGTTACTATAACGCTCACCGGCTCATTCACACTGAGGGGAAACCATTCAGCTGCACCATGTGTGAGAAGCAGTTCGCCAAACAGCGTTTCCTCAATCTTCACCTACGCACTCACACTGGAGAGAGGCCACATACCTGTGACctgtgtgggaagagcttcagttTTGCACAGAACCTTGTTCGCCACAAACGCGTGCACACTGGGGAGAAACCGTTTCTCTGCATTTTGTGTGGGAAGACTTTCAGCCAAGCGAACAATCTCAAGGCTCACCAGCAAGTGCACACTGGGGAAAAACCATACAACTGCTCCAAATGCAGGAAGAGCTTCTCCTGTATGAGAAATCTGAAGGAACACAAGTGTATTGAAGTTCAAGAACAAATAGTGGAAGTGACTGTTGGGAGACTCTCACAAGTACTGTAA